The proteins below come from a single Mucilaginibacter mali genomic window:
- a CDS encoding glycosyltransferase yields the protein MTEGGKRIQGNTKQPRLSIITVVYNAAPLFEQYMANLTPYLSNNVELVMIDGASTDGTTNLLKTHSDKIDYWLSEPDKGIYDAMNKAVTYAKGQWVYFLGMDDSLMEGFPAMVQELQNANTIYYGKTIYYGKPFGKVYNDYFLTKLNLVHQAVFYPHIVFDKYQYDTKYKVYADYHLNLRLWNDKDFRFEYRPHLVAGFPEGGFSSTATDPAFEQERDMLFKKYLNRKAYYRYLNRTLGWFKTLIRVVTNG from the coding sequence ATGACGGAGGGCGGAAAGCGCATACAAGGCAACACCAAACAACCACGGCTAAGCATTATTACCGTGGTATACAATGCTGCCCCATTGTTTGAACAATACATGGCTAACCTAACGCCTTACCTTAGCAATAATGTTGAACTGGTGATGATCGATGGCGCCAGCACCGACGGCACCACCAACCTGCTGAAAACCCACAGCGATAAAATAGACTATTGGCTCAGCGAACCCGACAAGGGCATTTACGATGCCATGAACAAGGCCGTAACTTACGCCAAAGGCCAATGGGTATATTTTTTAGGGATGGATGATAGCCTGATGGAGGGCTTCCCGGCTATGGTGCAGGAACTGCAAAATGCCAACACTATTTATTATGGCAAAACCATTTACTATGGCAAGCCATTCGGTAAGGTTTATAACGATTACTTCCTGACCAAACTGAACCTGGTGCACCAGGCCGTATTTTACCCGCATATAGTTTTTGATAAATACCAGTACGATACCAAATACAAGGTGTACGCCGATTATCACCTGAACCTGCGCCTGTGGAACGATAAGGATTTCAGGTTTGAATATCGCCCGCATTTGGTGGCAGGCTTCCCTGAAGGCGGTTTTTCCAGCACAGCTACCGATCCGGCCTTTGAGCAGGAGCGCGATATGTTATTCAAGAAATATCTCAACCGCAAAGCTTACTATCGCTACTTAAACCGTACTTTAGGCTGGTTTAAAACCCTTATACGCGTAGTTACCAATGGTTAA